One region of Arthrobacter sp. StoSoilB22 genomic DNA includes:
- a CDS encoding hemolysin family protein, which yields MTSIILVGMALVFLSFVALLTAAEAALNFLPRHEAEQSIVRSKGKALGGILKNPIAHMRALRFWRVWFEMAAAVAVAVVLHSLLDNVWLAGLAATGIMAVIGFVLVGVSPRQLGRAHSGPVVRFTAPLIRFLCWILGPIPGWLVALGQAVAPGAPSGDDAFVSEEEFREFVDRAAESDMIEDNEAELIHSVFDFGDTLVRSVMVPRTDIVSIGTGSNLETAMGLFLRSGYSRIPVIGENTDQIRGILYLKDVAAAMHRREPGLQVHDVDSLARDVRYVPESKPVSDLLRELQKESTHVAIVIDEYGGTAGLVTLEDLIEEIVGEIVDEYDAAAEEAVHLDDGTYRVSARMSIDDLGELFDIDLDDDEVDTVGGLLAKALGQVPIVGSAVEVNGISLRADRLEGRRNRVSHIIAAAMPKEDTDFEDLLDDADSTQQGVPREQAK from the coding sequence GTGACCTCGATCATCCTGGTCGGCATGGCGCTGGTGTTCCTCAGCTTCGTTGCACTGCTGACTGCAGCCGAGGCTGCATTGAACTTCCTGCCCCGGCATGAGGCCGAACAATCCATAGTGCGGAGCAAGGGCAAGGCCCTGGGCGGTATCCTCAAGAACCCGATCGCACATATGCGCGCTCTGCGTTTTTGGCGGGTCTGGTTTGAAATGGCGGCAGCAGTCGCCGTCGCCGTGGTCCTCCACAGTTTGCTGGACAACGTCTGGCTCGCCGGACTTGCAGCTACGGGGATCATGGCGGTGATCGGGTTTGTACTGGTCGGCGTTTCGCCCCGGCAGTTGGGCCGGGCGCACTCCGGACCCGTCGTTCGTTTCACCGCCCCGCTCATCAGGTTCCTCTGCTGGATACTAGGGCCCATCCCCGGCTGGTTGGTGGCGCTGGGACAGGCAGTCGCCCCCGGTGCCCCAAGTGGCGACGACGCTTTCGTCAGCGAGGAAGAGTTTCGCGAATTCGTCGATCGTGCCGCCGAGTCGGACATGATCGAAGACAATGAGGCAGAACTCATTCATTCGGTCTTTGATTTTGGTGATACTTTGGTGCGTTCCGTCATGGTACCCCGCACCGATATTGTGAGCATCGGTACGGGCTCGAATCTCGAAACGGCAATGGGCCTTTTCCTGCGGTCCGGTTACTCAAGGATCCCCGTCATCGGGGAGAACACCGATCAGATCCGTGGGATTTTGTACCTCAAGGATGTGGCTGCGGCCATGCATCGGAGGGAACCAGGACTGCAAGTTCACGATGTTGATTCACTCGCCCGGGACGTGCGGTATGTCCCGGAATCGAAGCCCGTGAGCGACCTCCTCAGGGAACTCCAGAAAGAGTCCACACACGTAGCGATCGTCATCGACGAGTACGGCGGCACCGCCGGGTTGGTCACCCTCGAGGATCTTATCGAGGAAATTGTTGGCGAGATCGTGGATGAGTACGACGCCGCCGCCGAAGAGGCCGTTCACCTCGATGATGGTACATATCGAGTAAGCGCCCGCATGAGCATCGATGACTTGGGTGAACTTTTCGACATCGATCTGGACGACGACGAGGTGGATACAGTAGGCGGTCTGCTCGCAAAGGCCCTTGGGCAGGTTCCCATTGTGGGGAGCGCCGTTGAAGTGAACGGAATATCGCTCCGGGCAGATAGGCTGGAGGGTCGCCGAAACAGAGTCAGCCACATCATTGCGGCAGCCATGCCAAAGGAAGACACTGACTTTGAAGACCTACTCGATGACGCCGACTCAACGCAACAGGGAGTTCCACGTGAGCAAGCAAAATAA
- the ybeY gene encoding rRNA maturation RNase YbeY, translated as MSIEVNNESGVAVDEAQLVTLSRFIFERLYIHPQAELSILLVDEPAMEKLHIELMDEPGATDVLSVPMDELTPGTPDKPTPQGMLGDIAICPQVAEVQAANAGHATQDEMLLLTTHGILHLLGFDHAEPEEKEEMFGLQRELLSEFLGKDAPMETMQ; from the coding sequence ATGAGCATTGAAGTAAACAACGAGTCCGGTGTAGCGGTGGACGAGGCCCAACTGGTGACGTTGTCCCGCTTCATCTTCGAGCGTTTGTACATCCATCCCCAGGCAGAACTGTCCATCCTCCTTGTCGATGAACCGGCCATGGAGAAACTGCACATCGAACTGATGGACGAGCCCGGGGCTACGGACGTTTTGTCCGTACCCATGGACGAATTGACGCCGGGCACCCCGGACAAGCCCACGCCACAAGGCATGCTGGGTGACATCGCCATCTGCCCGCAGGTGGCAGAGGTGCAGGCAGCAAACGCAGGCCACGCGACGCAGGATGAGATGCTGCTCCTGACCACCCACGGAATTCTGCATCTGCTTGGCTTTGACCACGCAGAGCCGGAGGAAAAAGAAGAGATGTTCGGTTTGCAGCGGGAACTGCTGTCTGAATTCCTGGGCAAGGATGCCCCCATGGAGACCATGCAGTGA
- a CDS encoding PhoH family protein: protein MSESLNGRLRTGNGNQPPTEFPHTLPGTRTEVVTFDNSDQMVHSLGSHDEALRYIEEQFQDVSFHVRGNELSMTGPSTVIPRVMRLLEEVRGLVAKGTVVTPDILQQLVSLLRAQSVQNPADVLTHNILSSRGKTIRPKTLNQKNYVDAIDENTVIFGIGPAGTGKTYLAMAKAVQALQTKEVSRIILTRPAVEAGERLGFLPGTLSDKIDPYLRPLYDALHDMMDPESIPRLMAAGTIEVAPLAYMRGRTLNDAFIILDEAQNTTPEQMKMFLTRLGFGSKMVVTGDVTQIDLPSGSTSGLRIVREILKGIDDVNFSILEAADVVRHRLVADIVSAYSAWDDAHSSDVASTQYKPGAHYKRGERQ, encoded by the coding sequence ATGAGTGAATCTTTGAACGGGCGGCTTAGGACCGGAAACGGCAACCAGCCGCCCACCGAGTTCCCGCACACACTACCGGGTACGCGCACGGAAGTTGTCACGTTCGACAACTCCGACCAGATGGTTCACTCGTTGGGCAGCCACGACGAAGCCTTGCGGTACATCGAGGAACAGTTCCAGGACGTCAGTTTCCATGTCCGTGGCAACGAGCTCTCCATGACAGGCCCTTCCACCGTCATTCCACGCGTTATGCGTCTGTTGGAGGAAGTCCGTGGGCTCGTGGCGAAGGGGACCGTGGTGACTCCGGACATCCTTCAGCAGCTCGTGTCCCTTCTGAGGGCCCAGTCCGTGCAGAATCCTGCCGATGTGCTGACCCACAACATCCTCTCAAGCCGCGGTAAGACTATCCGGCCCAAGACGCTGAATCAGAAGAATTACGTTGACGCCATTGATGAGAACACCGTCATCTTTGGAATCGGCCCGGCAGGTACCGGCAAGACCTATCTTGCAATGGCCAAAGCGGTGCAAGCCTTGCAAACGAAGGAAGTCAGCCGGATCATCCTGACCCGGCCAGCCGTGGAAGCGGGGGAACGGCTGGGCTTCCTCCCCGGCACGCTGAGCGACAAGATCGACCCCTATCTTCGCCCACTATATGACGCCTTGCACGACATGATGGATCCCGAGTCCATTCCCCGCCTGATGGCTGCAGGAACCATCGAGGTAGCCCCGTTGGCCTATATGCGCGGACGCACGCTGAACGACGCCTTCATCATCCTGGACGAAGCCCAAAACACCACACCGGAGCAGATGAAGATGTTCCTTACACGTCTGGGTTTCGGTTCAAAAATGGTGGTTACCGGTGATGTCACGCAGATCGACCTGCCGTCCGGATCGACGTCCGGCCTGCGAATCGTCAGGGAAATCCTGAAGGGAATCGACGACGTCAATTTCTCGATCCTGGAAGCGGCTGACGTCGTGCGGCACCGTTTGGTTGCCGACATCGTTTCCGCCTACAGCGCATGGGATGACGCACATAGCAGCGACGTCGCGAGCACACAATATAAACCCGGAGCGCACTACAAACGTGGAGAACGTCAATGA